One window of the Thermodesulfovibrionales bacterium genome contains the following:
- a CDS encoding ammonium transporter, whose translation MKRLVSILLLMGLLTLAAPVLAEEITTPEQTAITQAPDTPKMDTGDTSWLIVASAFVMLMTLPGLALFYGGLAKRKDSLNTMAMSFAAFCIASVLWVIYGYTLAFGEDILGIIGKPVKLMLNGITVDSLSGTIPEYVFVMFQLTFAAITVALVSGALIERLKFSAWILFCILWFTLSYVPVAHWVWGGGFLAKMGALDFAGGTVVHINAGIAALVGALILGKRKDVTLIPHNLTMVVTGAGLLWFGWFGFNAGSALAANGLAGAAFINTNTATAMASLSWMAAEWLYSKRPTVLGLASGAVAGLVAITPAAGFVNITGATIIGLLSGVLAFLAVAKVKPLLGYDDTLDAFGIHGVAGTVGALLTGIFADPSINSAGKGLLYGNPDQLFVQAIAVAVTMIYVAVVSSIIFLLIKLLIGIRVQKDDELIGLDESEHGEKAYNLHI comes from the coding sequence ATGAAAAGACTTGTAAGCATCCTTCTTCTGATGGGACTGTTAACCCTTGCAGCACCGGTCCTTGCAGAAGAAATAACAACCCCTGAACAGACTGCGATCACTCAGGCTCCTGATACACCAAAGATGGATACTGGTGATACCTCATGGCTCATAGTAGCCTCAGCCTTCGTAATGCTGATGACACTTCCAGGGCTTGCCCTTTTTTATGGCGGTCTTGCCAAAAGAAAGGATAGTCTCAATACAATGGCAATGTCCTTTGCTGCGTTCTGCATAGCAAGTGTGCTCTGGGTAATTTACGGCTACACCCTTGCCTTTGGAGAGGATATCCTAGGCATCATTGGAAAGCCTGTCAAATTAATGCTTAATGGCATTACAGTGGACAGCCTTTCCGGCACCATACCTGAATATGTATTTGTCATGTTTCAGCTGACCTTTGCTGCAATAACAGTTGCCCTTGTAAGTGGTGCGTTGATAGAAAGGCTTAAATTTTCAGCTTGGATACTGTTCTGCATACTCTGGTTTACCCTGTCATATGTTCCTGTTGCTCACTGGGTATGGGGTGGCGGTTTTCTTGCAAAGATGGGAGCGCTGGATTTTGCTGGTGGAACAGTAGTGCATATTAATGCTGGTATTGCTGCCCTGGTAGGTGCACTTATTCTCGGAAAAAGGAAGGATGTAACGCTCATTCCCCATAATTTAACAATGGTTGTCACAGGTGCAGGACTCCTCTGGTTCGGATGGTTCGGATTCAATGCTGGCTCTGCCCTTGCTGCCAACGGCCTTGCAGGAGCAGCTTTTATTAACACTAATACTGCAACAGCAATGGCAAGTCTTTCATGGATGGCTGCTGAATGGCTTTATTCAAAAAGACCTACAGTACTTGGTCTTGCTTCAGGTGCAGTAGCAGGCCTTGTTGCAATAACACCAGCAGCAGGTTTTGTAAATATAACCGGTGCTACAATTATTGGTTTGCTTTCAGGTGTTCTGGCCTTCTTGGCAGTCGCAAAGGTCAAACCACTTCTAGGTTATGATGATACTCTTGATGCCTTTGGCATTCATGGAGTTGCGGGTACAGTTGGTGCACTTCTGACAGGTATATTTGCTGATCCATCAATAAATTCTGCTGGTAAAGGTCTATTATATGGAAATCCGGATCAGCTTTTTGTACAGGCTATTGCTGTGGCTGTAACAATGATATACGTGGCGGTTGTAAGCTCTATAATATTCCTGTTAATTAAGCTCCTAATCGGTATAAGGGTACAGAAGGACGATGAACTAATAGGCCTTGACGAAAGCGAACACGGTGAAAAGGCCTATAATCTACACATATAA
- a CDS encoding ABC transporter permease subunit, whose translation MAQEVTFKRLSIIFALSVFTLYAGLVLSLFYFYEIDIFIDTLTSERTLYSIRLSIFAATVATALSIFLSLPAAYALSRYNFRGRDIIDTILELPMIVSPAALGAMLLIFFNNPIGTWIQNNWTQFVFTVNGIVIAQFFTTAGVGVRLIKAAMDEIPIRYEDVARSLGAKPFRAFLTVTLPLTKKGILAASVLVWSKAIGEFGATITIAGSMAMKTETLPVAIFMRLSNAEIEETVILIIILIFIGLGTLYGVRILTVKKVAND comes from the coding sequence ATGGCTCAAGAAGTGACATTCAAGAGACTTTCAATAATCTTTGCTTTGTCAGTATTCACGCTCTATGCGGGGCTTGTGCTCTCTCTTTTTTATTTTTATGAAATAGATATATTTATTGATACACTTACCTCTGAGAGAACACTTTATTCAATAAGGCTTAGTATCTTTGCTGCAACAGTAGCGACCGCTCTGTCTATTTTTTTATCACTTCCTGCTGCCTATGCCCTTTCAAGATACAATTTTAGAGGCAGAGATATAATTGATACAATCCTTGAGCTTCCTATGATTGTTTCCCCTGCCGCATTGGGTGCCATGCTTCTAATATTCTTCAATAATCCAATCGGTACATGGATTCAGAATAACTGGACACAATTTGTCTTTACTGTAAATGGTATAGTAATTGCCCAGTTCTTTACAACTGCGGGTGTGGGTGTAAGATTGATAAAGGCTGCCATGGATGAGATACCGATCAGGTATGAAGATGTGGCTCGTTCACTTGGAGCCAAGCCTTTTAGAGCATTTTTAACTGTAACACTTCCATTAACAAAAAAAGGAATTTTAGCTGCTTCTGTCCTTGTGTGGTCTAAGGCTATAGGTGAATTTGGTGCTACCATTACAATTGCCGGCTCCATGGCAATGAAGACAGAAACCCTGCCTGTAGCCATATTCATGAGACTATCTAATGCTGAGATTGAGGAAACGGTAATTCTTATAATCATACTGATTTTTATCGGTCTTGGAACCCTTTATGGAGTAAGGATATTGACTGTTAAAAAGGTGGCAAATGATTGA
- a CDS encoding glutamate synthase, whose translation MCRLAAITSDEYFSPMENVLSLETMKEGHDGSGMGLMLKDLGGEFEELKDYPILSGICSIKGIKVLDEYMDRLGFKLKYVWTPRIKPVRGIVPRDYYFARVYDYPESYKEKSFKEKEDLLMKTRLALRAMGEADESIVVFSFYPDVLTLKEVGDPLELAEFFGLENSDLKAKIIFAQGRQNTNYSINLYACHPFFIQGYGSMTNGENTAFVPIREFLMSRGFPGYIGYNSDSEVFTHILHYVHRQLGFPLTYYKDVITPLKPSEIEKRHDREALNLIRYSLRPLCIDGPNCVIAFTPDGTCFMVQDSKKLRPGVVGGVPGKYGLMSEECGLDRAIPERDRSKDIFPMKYEMVIIPPGAKKVMVWNQLKGEYVSEEAEILCQV comes from the coding sequence ATGTGCAGGCTAGCAGCCATAACTTCAGATGAATATTTCTCTCCCATGGAGAATGTCCTGAGCCTTGAGACCATGAAGGAGGGACATGATGGCTCCGGAATGGGGCTCATGCTAAAGGACCTGGGAGGGGAGTTTGAAGAACTAAAGGACTACCCTATATTATCAGGTATATGTTCTATAAAGGGTATCAAGGTCCTTGATGAATACATGGATAGATTAGGTTTTAAACTCAAATATGTCTGGACACCGAGGATAAAACCTGTGAGAGGAATAGTTCCAAGGGATTATTATTTTGCCAGGGTTTATGATTATCCTGAGTCTTATAAAGAAAAATCCTTTAAAGAAAAAGAAGATCTTCTTATGAAAACCAGACTTGCACTGAGGGCTATGGGTGAGGCTGATGAATCAATTGTAGTCTTCTCCTTTTATCCTGATGTCCTGACCTTAAAAGAAGTAGGAGATCCGCTTGAACTGGCAGAATTCTTCGGTCTTGAAAATAGCGACCTCAAGGCAAAAATAATATTTGCACAGGGAAGGCAGAATACAAATTATTCAATAAATCTTTATGCCTGTCATCCCTTTTTCATTCAGGGCTATGGCTCCATGACAAATGGTGAAAATACAGCCTTTGTACCCATAAGGGAATTTCTTATGTCAAGGGGTTTTCCTGGCTACATAGGCTATAACAGTGACAGCGAGGTATTCACCCACATACTCCATTATGTTCACAGACAGCTTGGTTTCCCCCTAACTTACTATAAGGATGTTATAACTCCTCTTAAACCTTCAGAGATAGAGAAAAGGCATGACAGAGAGGCACTGAATTTAATCAGATATTCTCTGAGACCGCTCTGCATTGATGGTCCCAATTGTGTTATAGCCTTTACTCCCGATGGTACCTGCTTTATGGTTCAGGATTCTAAAAAATTAAGGCCAGGTGTTGTTGGAGGTGTTCCAGGCAAATACGGTCTAATGTCTGAGGAGTGTGGTCTTGATAGGGCGATACCTGAAAGGGACAGGTCAAAGGACATATTCCCAATGAAGTACGAGATGGTAATAATTCCACCAGGTGCTAAGAAGGTAATGGTCTGGAATCAATTAAAAGGTGAATATGTCAGTGAGGAGGCAGAGATTTTATGTCAGGTGTGA
- a CDS encoding HesA/MoeB/ThiF family protein: MKKLLNEIELERYRRQLMLNGFTKEHQEKLKNSTALVAGIGGLGGTAAMYLAVAGIGRLVLVHHGNLTLSNMNRQILMRQGWIGKSRVLQARMTLREINPHVEIEIEDERISDKNVDKFLDGVNIALSARPNFYERRILNNACIRKNIPVIEAAMNGMDGYIFNVLRGITPCLNCIYPEDDPEWKELGFPVLGAVSGMLGCIMAIEAIKLLTGFARPLISEMLFFNASSMEFKKLRIRRDKNCSICGIYK; the protein is encoded by the coding sequence ATGAAAAAGCTACTGAATGAAATAGAGCTTGAACGTTACAGACGCCAGCTGATGCTCAATGGCTTCACCAAGGAGCACCAGGAAAAATTGAAAAATTCAACAGCTCTTGTTGCAGGAATTGGAGGTCTTGGTGGTACAGCTGCCATGTATCTTGCAGTTGCAGGAATAGGCAGGCTTGTGTTAGTGCATCATGGAAATCTAACTTTATCGAACATGAACAGACAGATACTAATGAGGCAGGGCTGGATAGGTAAAAGCAGGGTATTACAGGCCAGGATGACTTTAAGGGAGATAAATCCCCATGTTGAGATAGAAATAGAGGATGAGAGGATATCTGATAAAAATGTGGATAAATTCCTTGATGGAGTGAACATCGCTCTATCAGCTAGACCTAATTTCTATGAACGGAGGATTTTAAATAATGCCTGTATCAGAAAAAACATTCCCGTTATTGAGGCAGCAATGAATGGAATGGATGGATATATTTTTAATGTTTTAAGAGGTATAACTCCCTGTCTCAACTGTATTTACCCCGAGGACGATCCTGAATGGAAGGAACTCGGTTTTCCAGTCCTTGGTGCTGTGTCTGGAATGCTCGGATGTATTATGGCTATTGAGGCAATCAAGCTCCTCACCGGCTTTGCAAGACCTTTAATTTCGGAGATGCTCTTTTTCAATGCTTCATCAATGGAATTTAAGAAGCTCAGAATACGGAGAGACAAAAATTGCAGTATCTGCGGCATTTATAAGTAA
- a CDS encoding radical SAM protein, with product MLQIQRRDKKNDFINSHPCFTREAHSRLARIHLPVAPLCNIKCRYCIRKYDCVNESRPGITSRVLSPEEALERVRILVNRNEKISVIGIAGPGDPLANDSTFHTLKAIHREFPDLILCLSTNGLYLPERLEDLLINGVRSLTITINAVLPETAEKIYSWVLYKNKRLEGREAAECILCNQWNGLRKAVQAGLIVKINSVLIPGINDSEIPLIAWLAGLRGASLMNIIPLIPQAEFSNLKRPSREDISNTRNKCKSYISQMTHCRHCRADACGTLTEDKDMELEVLHAKIGEEYSEMII from the coding sequence ATGTTACAGATTCAAAGAAGAGATAAAAAAAATGATTTTATTAACAGTCATCCCTGTTTTACCCGGGAAGCACACAGCAGGCTGGCAAGGATACACCTTCCTGTTGCACCTCTCTGTAATATTAAGTGCAGATACTGTATAAGGAAATATGATTGTGTTAATGAATCCAGACCTGGAATTACGAGCAGGGTACTCTCACCTGAAGAAGCACTTGAAAGGGTAAGGATACTTGTAAACAGAAATGAGAAAATAAGCGTAATAGGAATTGCAGGTCCCGGTGATCCCCTGGCAAATGATAGTACCTTTCACACACTAAAGGCAATACACAGGGAATTTCCAGACCTGATACTGTGTCTGTCAACAAATGGTCTTTATCTACCAGAAAGACTGGAAGATCTCCTTATAAACGGGGTAAGGAGCCTTACCATAACCATCAATGCTGTACTACCTGAAACAGCTGAAAAAATTTATTCCTGGGTGCTTTACAAGAATAAAAGGCTTGAAGGAAGAGAGGCTGCTGAATGCATTCTCTGCAATCAGTGGAATGGTCTGAGGAAGGCTGTTCAGGCCGGTCTGATTGTTAAAATAAACAGTGTTTTAATTCCTGGCATAAATGACTCTGAAATACCACTTATTGCCTGGCTGGCCGGACTGAGGGGAGCAAGTTTAATGAACATAATTCCATTGATTCCACAGGCAGAATTCTCAAATCTTAAAAGGCCATCACGAGAAGATATTTCAAATACTAGGAATAAATGCAAAAGTTATATCTCACAGATGACCCACTGCAGACATTGCAGAGCTGATGCATGCGGGACTTTAACAGAAGATAAAGATATGGAGCTCGAGGTTCTCCATGCAAAAATCGGCGAGGAATATTCTGAGATGATTATATAA
- the modA gene encoding molybdate ABC transporter substrate-binding protein translates to MLVGVPESKAEEIMVFAGSASRPPTEEAAKIFEKKTGIKVNLIFGGSGFLLSQMILNKKGDIYFPGSSDYMEIARKKDVIFPGSERPVVYLVPAINVRKGNPKNIRSLKDLTKPGLKIALSNPEGVCLGAYAIEIIEKNFTHEEKNQFRKNLINYTESCEKTATVISLGAADAVIGWSVFEDWDPERIETVPLKRSEILRIGYIPIAISKFTKNRSAAEKFINFLLSNEGKAVFRKYNYFITAHEAFSWIGEKKPIGGQYIIPDEWLKK, encoded by the coding sequence ATGTTAGTAGGAGTTCCTGAATCGAAGGCAGAAGAGATTATGGTATTTGCAGGTTCTGCTAGCAGGCCACCAACAGAGGAAGCAGCAAAGATTTTTGAGAAAAAAACAGGCATAAAAGTGAATCTGATCTTTGGGGGTTCGGGATTCCTACTCTCTCAGATGATATTGAATAAAAAGGGAGACATTTATTTTCCAGGTTCATCGGATTATATGGAAATCGCCAGGAAAAAGGATGTTATATTTCCTGGGTCAGAAAGACCTGTTGTTTATCTTGTTCCGGCCATAAATGTGAGGAAAGGAAATCCAAAAAATATAAGATCACTCAAGGATTTGACAAAACCCGGTCTAAAAATAGCTCTTTCAAACCCTGAGGGTGTATGTCTTGGAGCATATGCAATTGAGATCATAGAAAAAAATTTTACTCATGAAGAAAAAAATCAATTCAGAAAGAATCTAATAAATTACACCGAAAGCTGTGAAAAAACTGCAACTGTAATCTCCTTAGGAGCAGCAGATGCCGTGATAGGCTGGAGTGTTTTTGAAGACTGGGATCCTGAAAGAATAGAAACTGTACCATTAAAAAGGTCTGAGATCCTGCGTATTGGATACATTCCCATAGCTATATCAAAATTCACAAAAAACAGGTCTGCTGCGGAGAAATTTATAAATTTCCTTTTATCAAACGAGGGAAAGGCGGTATTCAGAAAATACAACTACTTCATTACAGCTCACGAGGCCTTTTCATGGATAGGTGAAAAAAAACCAATAGGCGGACAGTATATTATTCCAGATGAATGGCTCAAGAAGTGA
- a CDS encoding ABC transporter ATP-binding protein, with amino-acid sequence MIEIKDIWVNVKGFSLEDISINIQNGSCHALIGPTGCGKTTLLEALIGLRKVMRGKIFLDGKDITSLPVHEREFSYVPQDLAIFPHMTVEENIFYGIKHGRVKDKKKRAEAVLELAEQLGIKNLFKRKAAGLSGGEKQRIALIRALAPGYRYLILDEPFSALHEGMRKELWFIMKDLQKIYGLTVLLVTHDLDEAFFLADSISIMLNGKIHQTGNINEVYNRPASISVAEFLGIRNLFRAKKISHQSIYCHDLNKSLNVLPEITENVKDGEAFYAGIRPEDILILTDDSTAYDNLIQGTIILLFTKIRTSTVLFKPAGSSKIIEIEVPKSKKLNLKAMQEIKVCLSRHAIFSIKDNISKAE; translated from the coding sequence ATGATTGAAATAAAGGATATTTGGGTAAATGTTAAAGGATTTTCTCTTGAGGATATATCCATTAATATTCAAAATGGTTCATGTCACGCTCTTATAGGACCAACGGGATGTGGTAAAACCACATTACTTGAAGCATTAATCGGACTTCGAAAGGTAATGAGAGGTAAGATATTCCTTGATGGCAAGGATATTACAAGTCTCCCTGTCCATGAAAGAGAATTTTCTTATGTGCCTCAGGATCTTGCAATTTTTCCTCATATGACTGTTGAGGAAAATATATTTTATGGCATCAAACATGGCAGAGTGAAAGACAAAAAGAAAAGAGCTGAGGCAGTTCTGGAACTCGCAGAACAGCTTGGCATAAAAAATCTTTTTAAAAGAAAAGCTGCTGGCCTCAGCGGAGGCGAAAAACAGAGAATTGCTCTTATCCGTGCGCTTGCACCAGGTTATAGATATCTGATACTTGATGAACCTTTTTCAGCACTTCATGAAGGTATGAGAAAGGAATTATGGTTTATAATGAAAGACTTACAGAAAATATACGGTTTAACAGTACTCCTGGTCACTCACGACCTTGATGAGGCATTCTTTCTTGCCGACAGTATAAGCATAATGTTAAATGGAAAGATTCATCAGACAGGCAATATTAATGAAGTATATAATAGACCTGCGTCCATATCTGTTGCAGAATTTCTGGGCATCAGAAACTTATTCAGAGCAAAAAAAATATCTCACCAGAGTATTTACTGCCATGACCTTAATAAATCTCTGAATGTTCTGCCAGAAATTACTGAAAATGTAAAAGATGGAGAAGCCTTTTATGCCGGTATTAGACCTGAAGATATACTGATTCTAACTGATGACAGTACCGCTTATGACAATTTAATCCAGGGAACAATAATATTATTATTTACAAAGATCCGGACCAGTACTGTTCTTTTCAAGCCAGCAGGTTCGTCTAAAATCATAGAAATAGAAGTCCCTAAGTCCAAAAAACTCAATCTCAAGGCAATGCAGGAAATAAAGGTTTGTCTTTCCAGGCATGCTATCTTTTCAATAAAAGATAACATATCAAAAGCTGAGTAA
- a CDS encoding P-II family nitrogen regulator translates to MKEIIAIIRRDKLQETKRALEELGLPSMTIQSVEGRGKQRGVIKRGEMMSEADAVDPEMPESFFTGVKLKPTPSTYALEHTLPKVVLYVPKRMLTIVVPDVMVRSVVDSIIKVNQTGKHGDGKIFISPVENAFRVRTGERGEEAII, encoded by the coding sequence ATGAAAGAAATAATAGCAATTATAAGACGAGACAAACTACAGGAAACGAAAAGAGCACTGGAAGAGCTTGGCTTACCCTCTATGACCATCCAGAGTGTGGAAGGCCGGGGAAAACAGAGAGGAGTCATAAAGAGAGGTGAGATGATGTCAGAGGCCGATGCAGTTGATCCGGAGATGCCGGAAAGTTTTTTTACTGGTGTGAAACTGAAACCAACACCCTCAACTTATGCCCTGGAACATACATTACCTAAGGTCGTGCTCTATGTACCAAAAAGAATGTTAACAATAGTGGTACCTGATGTTATGGTAAGAAGTGTTGTAGATTCAATTATAAAAGTAAATCAGACAGGCAAACATGGAGACGGTAAAATATTTATATCTCCTGTTGAAAACGCCTTCAGGGTAAGGACCGGTGAAAGGGGTGAAGAGGCAATTATTTAA
- a CDS encoding P-II family nitrogen regulator, with amino-acid sequence MKKIEAIIKPFKLDDVVQGLTEAGITHGMTVTEVRGFGRQKGFVEVYRGREYEIRFLPKLKIEIVLNDELVDKALNIILEKARTGEVGDGKVFIYDLRDAVRIRTGQRGEEAL; translated from the coding sequence ATGAAAAAAATTGAAGCAATTATAAAACCCTTTAAACTTGATGATGTAGTTCAGGGGCTGACAGAAGCAGGAATAACTCATGGTATGACTGTTACCGAGGTCAGAGGCTTTGGAAGACAGAAAGGATTCGTTGAGGTATACAGGGGAAGGGAGTATGAGATCAGGTTTCTTCCGAAGCTTAAGATAGAGATCGTCCTGAACGACGAACTTGTGGATAAGGCTCTGAATATAATACTTGAAAAGGCCAGGACAGGTGAGGTAGGAGACGGTAAGGTCTTTATCTACGATCTCAGGGATGCGGTAAGAATAAGAACTGGCCAGAGAGGTGAGGAGGCCCTGTAG
- a CDS encoding P-II family nitrogen regulator: MKMIRAFIRPEKEQEVVLALEGAGFPSLTKMPVFGRGKQKGLQVGPVHYDELPKTLIMMVVEDENVEKVVQIIKDKARTGFIGDGKIFVSPVEAAYTVRTGEAEL; the protein is encoded by the coding sequence ATGAAGATGATCAGAGCATTCATAAGACCAGAAAAGGAGCAGGAGGTGGTGCTAGCACTTGAAGGTGCCGGTTTTCCATCTCTTACAAAGATGCCGGTTTTTGGCAGAGGTAAACAAAAGGGTCTTCAGGTAGGACCTGTTCACTATGATGAACTTCCAAAAACACTTATAATGATGGTAGTTGAAGATGAAAATGTGGAAAAGGTTGTCCAGATAATTAAAGACAAGGCAAGAACTGGATTTATAGGAGACGGCAAGATATTTGTTAGCCCTGTAGAGGCTGCCTATACTGTAAGAACCGGGGAGGCAGAATTATGA
- the nifX gene encoding nitrogen fixation protein NifX: protein MKVAFATTDGIYVNEHFGRAGMFAIYELREDGYTFVEMRKFSEGRDSYIEESKGMGEIHSNRVEAKIERLKDCKIIYFSEIGPPSAARLINKGIMPVKIKDSATIKETIEKLLESIKKSPPPWLKKALKEQ from the coding sequence ATGAAAGTAGCCTTTGCAACAACAGATGGAATTTATGTGAATGAACATTTCGGAAGGGCTGGGATGTTTGCAATTTATGAACTGAGGGAGGATGGTTATACCTTTGTTGAGATGAGAAAATTTTCTGAAGGAAGGGACAGTTACATTGAAGAATCAAAAGGAATGGGAGAAATACACAGTAATAGGGTTGAAGCAAAAATTGAAAGGCTGAAGGATTGCAAGATCATATATTTTTCCGAAATAGGTCCACCATCTGCAGCAAGGTTGATAAATAAGGGCATAATGCCTGTGAAAATAAAGGATTCAGCTACCATAAAGGAAACAATAGAAAAACTTTTAGAAAGTATAAAGAAATCGCCGCCACCCTGGCTAAAAAAGGCTCTTAAGGAGCAATAA